One Nonomuraea angiospora DNA segment encodes these proteins:
- a CDS encoding protein kinase domain-containing protein, with the protein MATFAPLRPGDPQRLGGLDLLGRLGEGGQGVVYLAKGPDDSRVAVKWLRPDLSGDQVSAERFMREVEVAQQVAPFCTAAVLGTGVEQDRPYIVSEFIEGPSLHRVVQEDGPRTGTVLHRLAIGTATALAAIHQAGIVHRDFKPANVIIGVDGPRVIDFGIARALNATSTISSMVVGTPAYMSPEQIMGHTVGPAADMFSWASAMVFAASGQAPFGSDTMPAVINRVLNQHPDLGMLDGQLRDVVAACLSKDPAQRPSAEQVIMQLLRHPAPGATPSSGPQPTPGSGILAQAAAEAAPAPSSPFASPSGPLGPHSGPVAPRPGPHPGPYSGPPSGPMPGPPPGPASGPGPYPGPGGHSGPIPHTGSVAPSPQPPWQPPGPYSQPTHPSWADQRPPKKSRAPLVAGITVAVALLILAGVVVYVQADKATMAGPVNTPAPTSRQTRAAAPTGQAVPRPGIKKALPGAKISLYEDPGDAIVLTSYEIYDKKKDDWIDYARGSLRGSFTKYAANWESRVSPDGRYLAERGSKYSSDDFDFIVLTDRQTGDRSTIKTVKEPLISSIRAWSRDGSKILLNTQRKVGSKWLYLGFVIVDVAGKKATQVDVSDTSVRQTAFGFDGAEDGAVNVYGDEKNRSLRFYNALGKATHSANEIGTLSAGTQDIFSPSGKAFVTNCPNGGDGDHCIWDTRSGERLRKFSSQCDKVLGFYDETHLYCWEQDNGADDEIQVVDFTGKLVRKLLEVPDDIDFSPVFTVNPNKRS; encoded by the coding sequence ATGGCAACCTTCGCTCCGCTACGCCCCGGAGATCCACAGCGGCTGGGGGGCCTGGATCTCCTCGGCCGGCTCGGCGAGGGCGGTCAGGGCGTCGTCTACCTCGCCAAAGGCCCCGACGACTCCCGCGTGGCCGTCAAGTGGCTGCGGCCCGATCTGTCGGGCGACCAGGTGAGCGCCGAGAGGTTCATGCGCGAGGTCGAGGTGGCCCAGCAGGTGGCGCCGTTCTGCACCGCCGCCGTCCTCGGCACCGGGGTCGAGCAGGATCGGCCGTACATCGTCAGCGAGTTCATCGAGGGGCCCTCGCTGCACCGGGTCGTGCAGGAGGACGGGCCGCGTACGGGCACCGTCCTGCACCGCCTGGCCATCGGCACTGCCACCGCGCTGGCCGCCATCCACCAGGCCGGCATCGTCCACCGCGACTTCAAGCCGGCCAACGTGATCATCGGCGTCGACGGGCCCCGGGTGATCGACTTCGGCATCGCCAGGGCGCTGAACGCCACCTCCACGATCAGCAGCATGGTCGTGGGCACGCCGGCGTACATGTCGCCCGAGCAGATCATGGGGCACACGGTCGGCCCGGCCGCCGACATGTTCTCGTGGGCGAGCGCGATGGTCTTCGCCGCCTCGGGGCAGGCGCCGTTCGGCAGCGACACGATGCCCGCGGTGATCAACCGCGTCCTCAACCAGCATCCCGACCTGGGCATGCTCGACGGCCAGCTGCGTGACGTGGTGGCCGCCTGCCTGTCCAAGGACCCCGCGCAGCGGCCGTCGGCCGAGCAGGTCATCATGCAGTTGCTGCGGCACCCGGCGCCGGGCGCCACGCCCAGCTCCGGGCCGCAGCCCACGCCCGGCTCCGGCATCCTCGCGCAGGCCGCCGCCGAGGCCGCCCCCGCGCCGTCGTCGCCCTTCGCGTCGCCCTCGGGACCGCTGGGCCCGCACTCGGGACCGGTGGCCCCCCGTCCTGGGCCGCATCCGGGCCCGTACTCCGGGCCGCCGTCCGGGCCAATGCCGGGTCCGCCGCCGGGGCCCGCGTCGGGCCCCGGCCCGTACCCGGGGCCCGGCGGGCACTCCGGCCCCATCCCGCACACCGGCTCCGTCGCCCCGTCCCCCCAGCCGCCGTGGCAGCCTCCCGGGCCCTACTCCCAGCCCACGCACCCGAGCTGGGCCGACCAGCGGCCGCCGAAGAAGAGCAGGGCGCCGCTGGTCGCCGGCATCACGGTGGCGGTCGCGCTGCTGATCCTGGCCGGTGTGGTCGTGTACGTCCAGGCCGACAAGGCGACGATGGCCGGCCCGGTCAACACCCCGGCGCCGACTTCGAGGCAGACCAGGGCGGCCGCCCCCACCGGGCAGGCCGTGCCGAGGCCGGGCATCAAGAAGGCGCTCCCCGGCGCGAAGATCTCCCTCTACGAGGACCCGGGCGACGCGATCGTGCTGACCTCCTACGAGATCTACGACAAGAAGAAGGACGACTGGATCGACTACGCCAGGGGATCGCTGCGCGGCTCGTTCACGAAGTACGCCGCCAACTGGGAGTCGAGGGTCTCCCCCGACGGCCGCTACCTCGCCGAGAGGGGCAGCAAATACAGCTCCGACGACTTCGACTTCATCGTCCTCACCGACCGGCAGACCGGCGACCGTTCGACGATCAAGACTGTCAAGGAGCCTCTGATCAGCAGCATCAGGGCGTGGTCGAGGGACGGCTCCAAGATCCTGCTCAACACCCAGCGCAAGGTCGGAAGCAAGTGGCTCTACCTGGGCTTCGTCATCGTGGACGTGGCCGGCAAGAAGGCCACCCAGGTCGACGTCAGCGACACCTCCGTACGCCAGACGGCCTTCGGCTTCGACGGCGCCGAGGACGGCGCCGTGAACGTCTACGGCGACGAGAAGAACCGCAGCCTGCGCTTCTACAACGCTCTGGGCAAGGCCACGCACTCGGCGAACGAGATCGGCACGCTGTCCGCCGGCACGCAGGACATCTTCTCGCCCTCCGGCAAGGCGTTCGTCACGAACTGCCCCAACGGCGGCGACGGCGACCACTGCATCTGGGACACCCGGTCGGGCGAGCGCCTGCGTAAGTTCTCCTCCCAGTGCGACAAGGTCCTCGGCTTCTACGACGAGACCCACCTCTACTGCTGGGAGCAGGACAACGGCGCCGACGACGAGATCCAGGTGGTCGACTTCACCGGGAAGCTCGTGCGCAAGCTGCTCGAGGTGCCCGACGACATCGACTTCAGCCCGGTCTTCACCGTCAACCCGAACAAGCGCTCCTGA
- a CDS encoding succinic semialdehyde dehydrogenase: MHVTSSGRTRHIFAPFTGETLAELPVSDVDDVRRAYEKARAAQAEWARRPVAERARPFLRLHDAILDRRAEILDIVQDETGKARKHAFEEVLDVAGCALHYARRAPGLLAPRARKGVFPGATRVVELRRPKGVVALISPWNYPLALGVTDAVPALLAGNAIVHKPDTQTAQSTLWTIDLLAELGMPREIWQVVLGEPAEIGDALLDHADYVVFTGSTRAGRKIAEEAAKRLIGCSLELGGKNPMIVLDDADLDVAVQGALRACFTNAGQLCLSIERLYVHAPVFDAFTERFVRETRALKLGAGHDWTVQMGSLTSRRQLDAVTAHVDDAVAKGAKVLTGGRPRPDLGPLFYEPTVLTGVAEDMELCRNETFGPVVALYPFSTEDEAVELANDTVYGLNASIWTSSPARARRLAARVNAGTVNINEGYASAYASYDAPMGGVKASGLGRRHGVEGLLRYTEARTVASQAGRLGFEPPAGVPYEKWADILAGALKVMRRLRIK; the protein is encoded by the coding sequence ATGCACGTGACGTCCAGCGGTAGGACACGGCACATCTTCGCCCCCTTCACCGGCGAAACCCTCGCTGAGCTGCCCGTCTCGGACGTCGACGACGTCCGCAGGGCCTACGAGAAGGCCAGGGCCGCCCAGGCCGAGTGGGCGCGCAGGCCCGTGGCGGAGCGGGCGAGACCGTTCCTGCGGCTGCACGACGCGATCCTCGACCGGCGCGCCGAGATCCTCGACATTGTCCAGGACGAGACGGGCAAGGCCCGCAAGCACGCCTTCGAGGAGGTGCTCGACGTCGCGGGCTGCGCGCTCCACTACGCCCGCCGGGCGCCCGGCCTGCTCGCGCCGCGCGCCCGCAAGGGCGTCTTCCCCGGCGCCACCCGCGTCGTGGAGCTGCGCCGGCCCAAGGGCGTGGTCGCGCTGATCTCCCCGTGGAACTACCCGCTCGCGCTGGGCGTCACCGACGCGGTGCCCGCGCTGCTGGCCGGCAACGCGATCGTGCACAAGCCGGACACGCAGACCGCCCAGTCCACGCTCTGGACCATCGACCTGCTGGCCGAGCTGGGCATGCCGCGCGAGATCTGGCAGGTCGTGCTCGGCGAGCCGGCCGAGATCGGCGACGCGCTGCTCGACCACGCCGACTACGTCGTCTTCACCGGTTCCACCCGCGCCGGCAGGAAGATCGCCGAGGAGGCGGCCAAGCGGCTCATCGGCTGCTCGCTGGAGCTCGGCGGCAAGAACCCGATGATCGTGCTCGACGACGCCGACCTCGACGTGGCCGTGCAGGGCGCCCTGCGCGCCTGCTTCACCAACGCCGGCCAGCTCTGCCTGTCGATCGAGCGCCTGTACGTGCACGCGCCCGTCTTCGACGCCTTCACCGAGCGCTTCGTCCGCGAGACCCGCGCGCTCAAGCTCGGTGCCGGGCACGACTGGACCGTGCAGATGGGCTCGCTCACCTCCCGCCGCCAGCTCGACGCCGTCACCGCGCACGTGGACGACGCCGTGGCCAAGGGAGCGAAGGTGCTGACCGGCGGCAGGCCCAGGCCCGACCTCGGCCCGCTGTTCTACGAGCCGACCGTGCTCACCGGGGTCGCTGAGGACATGGAGCTGTGCCGCAACGAGACGTTCGGCCCCGTGGTGGCGCTCTACCCCTTCTCCACCGAGGACGAGGCGGTCGAGCTGGCCAACGACACCGTTTATGGACTCAACGCCTCCATCTGGACCTCCAGCCCGGCCCGCGCCCGCCGTCTGGCCGCCCGGGTCAACGCCGGGACGGTCAACATCAACGAGGGCTACGCCTCCGCGTACGCGTCCTATGACGCCCCGATGGGCGGAGTGAAGGCGTCGGGGCTCGGCCGCAGGCACGGGGTCGAGGGGCTGCTGCGCTACACGGAGGCCAGGACGGTGGCCTCGCAGGCGGGCCGGCTGGGGTTCGAGCCGCCGGCCGGGGTGCCGTACGAGAAATGGGCGGACATTCTGGCGGGCGCACTGAAAGTGATGAGAAGGCTACGGATCAAGTAA